Proteins encoded by one window of Lutibacter sp. A64:
- a CDS encoding ATP-binding protein, which produces MKSLISTCLFFVIFSFSLLVSCTSKEELKSSNNIAVDSIGIFMKKMKNDTLDLKTRLNAANKSLKWVSETKDSSYKKDILAYKIYLFINVRQYDSAVHISKELLHKSIEEKDSTSIGLNYTRIAYYFNRNQQKDSAYYYYNLIKNEYLRYIDSITIGNNFLEMAIIERTYGDYSASDYSGSLALNYYGDKSPNTSASVYNNWAISSKSQGALEDALIFYKKAIDLTTSKQQKILIANNLAVTYREIGDYNSSIKILDSLLKDTITLFRTKARVIDNLAYTKWLAKKEENVLPALEKALEMRLQENDLWGLIASYAHLSAYYKKLSPKISLSYASKLYDVAIRQKSIPDQLDALQKFIELEDSEKAKEYYSTYVHLNDSLQKTKLLAKNQFAKVKYESDKNQKENLQLKIAQEASKLQLEKEKTRNIIGVVSSGAVVLGLLGFLYYRKQKHKQEKRIEVYNTETRIAKKIHDEVANNVVNIMNKVQYTSASKEVLLDDLENVYMLTRNISHQNNIIETGDKFVNSLKSMLSSFNNNRTTVIIKKINEAALELVSNDKQIEIYRVLQELMVNMQKHSEATLVAISFKNDDKNYAINYSDNGKGVDKVDLNLKNGLKNVETRIKSINGIINFETSLNKGFKVFISFKR; this is translated from the coding sequence ATGAAAAGTTTAATATCTACATGTCTCTTTTTTGTTATTTTTAGTTTTTCCCTATTGGTATCTTGTACTTCAAAAGAAGAATTAAAATCTTCAAATAATATTGCTGTGGATTCTATAGGTATTTTCATGAAAAAGATGAAAAATGATACTCTAGACTTAAAAACTCGATTAAATGCAGCAAATAAATCTTTGAAATGGGTATCTGAAACAAAAGATAGCTCATACAAAAAAGATATTCTAGCTTATAAAATTTATTTGTTTATAAATGTTAGGCAATATGACAGTGCTGTTCATATTTCAAAAGAGTTATTGCATAAATCAATAGAGGAAAAGGATTCAACATCCATTGGGTTAAATTATACTAGAATTGCATATTACTTTAACAGAAATCAACAAAAAGATAGTGCATATTACTATTATAATTTAATTAAAAATGAGTATTTAAGATACATAGATAGTATTACAATAGGTAATAACTTTTTAGAAATGGCCATTATTGAGCGTACTTATGGAGATTATAGTGCAAGTGATTATTCAGGCTCTTTAGCTTTGAATTATTATGGCGACAAAAGCCCAAATACCTCAGCAAGTGTTTATAATAATTGGGCAATTTCTTCAAAATCACAAGGGGCACTAGAGGATGCATTAATTTTTTATAAAAAAGCGATCGATTTAACCACTTCAAAACAACAAAAAATACTTATAGCAAATAACTTAGCTGTTACCTACAGAGAAATAGGAGATTATAATTCTTCCATAAAAATTTTAGATAGTTTACTAAAAGATACTATAACTCTTTTTAGAACAAAAGCTAGGGTTATTGACAATTTAGCATATACCAAATGGTTGGCGAAAAAGGAAGAAAATGTATTACCTGCACTAGAAAAAGCTTTAGAAATGCGATTGCAAGAAAATGATTTATGGGGATTAATAGCAAGCTATGCTCACCTTTCAGCATATTATAAAAAATTAAGTCCTAAGATTTCATTGTCTTATGCTTCTAAATTGTATGATGTGGCAATTCGTCAAAAAAGTATCCCAGACCAATTAGATGCACTACAAAAATTTATAGAATTAGAAGATTCAGAAAAAGCAAAGGAGTATTATAGTACTTATGTGCATTTAAACGATAGTTTGCAAAAGACAAAGCTATTAGCCAAAAATCAATTTGCAAAAGTTAAATATGAAAGTGATAAAAATCAAAAAGAGAACTTACAATTAAAAATTGCGCAAGAAGCGAGTAAATTACAATTAGAAAAAGAGAAAACCAGAAATATAATTGGAGTTGTTTCAAGTGGTGCAGTTGTTCTTGGTTTATTAGGTTTTTTATATTATCGTAAACAAAAACACAAACAAGAAAAAAGAATAGAAGTTTATAATACGGAAACTCGAATTGCAAAAAAAATTCATGATGAAGTAGCAAATAATGTTGTAAATATTATGAATAAAGTTCAATATACTTCAGCATCTAAAGAAGTACTTTTAGATGATTTGGAAAATGTATATATGTTAACTCGAAATATTTCACATCAAAACAATATTATTGAAACAGGAGATAAGTTTGTAAATTCTTTAAAATCCATGCTTTCTAGTTTTAATAATAATAGAACTACTGTTATTATAAAAAAAATTAATGAGGCAGCATTAGAATTAGTATCAAACGATAAACAAATAGAAATTTATAGAGTTTTACAGGAGTTAATGGTAAATATGCAAAAACATAGTGAAGCTACTTTAGTTGCAATTTCATTTAAAAATGATGATAAAAACTATGCTATTAATTATTCAGATAATGGAAAAGGAGTTGATAAAGTAGACTTAAATTTAAAAAATGGTCTTAAAAATGTGGAAACCCGTATTAAATCTATAAATGGTATTATTAATTTTGAAACATCCTTAAATAAAGGGTTTAAAGTTTTTATAAGTTTTAAAAGATAA
- a CDS encoding response regulator, translating into MDFINSGIKSELLKLDIQEIQYVQYCDEALLKLKSAKLNNNPFDLLISDLSFDNDSVEQKITSGDELIKVVRNEFPTLKIAVFSVEDKPFRVQTLFNEYGVNAYVWKSREGLRELKKAIQLIFSSNKSYISPHVSSALYKNNTVEISDYDLFLIECISKGYLQEEISVKLKEKEWTPTSVSSIEKRLKFLKEHFNANNPAHLVSITKDLGLI; encoded by the coding sequence ATGGACTTTATTAATAGTGGAATAAAGTCTGAATTATTAAAATTAGATATTCAAGAAATTCAATATGTTCAGTATTGTGATGAAGCATTATTAAAATTAAAAAGTGCAAAATTAAACAATAATCCTTTTGATTTATTAATTAGTGATTTGTCTTTTGATAATGATTCAGTAGAGCAAAAAATAACATCAGGAGATGAGCTTATAAAAGTAGTTAGAAATGAATTTCCAACTTTAAAAATTGCCGTTTTTTCTGTAGAAGATAAACCCTTTAGAGTACAAACATTGTTTAATGAATACGGTGTTAATGCGTATGTTTGGAAAAGTAGAGAAGGCTTACGAGAGCTTAAAAAAGCAATTCAATTAATTTTTAGTTCTAATAAATCTTATATTTCACCACATGTTTCTAGCGCATTATATAAAAATAATACTGTTGAAATATCTGACTACGATTTATTTTTAATAGAATGTATTTCAAAAGGATATTTGCAAGAAGAGATAAGTGTTAAATTAAAAGAAAAAGAATGGACGCCTACAAGTGTAAGTAGTATTGAGAAAAGATTAAAATTTTTGAAAGAACATTTTAATGCAAATAATCCAGCACACTTGGTTTCTATAACTAAAGATTTAGGGCTGATTTAA
- a CDS encoding porin family protein, giving the protein MKKRSIVFSILFFTSIMLMNAQNDFGIKGGLSYNTNGDLEEFSSEVTDIYKNDGKGKAGFNVGFYGKLDLGSIYIRPELVYTKTTSEYELNTGFTEDYNISKIDVPVLVGFKLIGPLNIFAGPAFQYILDNDLEGVSISDVENEYSVGVNIGASLEIGRFGLDVRYERGLSENEAEWTDAGETFKLDSRPEQLILSVSYSLSKKNN; this is encoded by the coding sequence ATGAAAAAAAGATCAATCGTATTTTCAATTTTATTTTTCACTTCAATAATGCTAATGAATGCCCAAAATGATTTTGGTATTAAAGGAGGATTAAGTTACAATACTAATGGAGATCTTGAAGAGTTCTCTTCAGAAGTTACAGATATCTATAAAAATGATGGAAAAGGAAAAGCTGGATTCAATGTCGGGTTTTATGGTAAATTAGATTTAGGATCTATTTATATTCGTCCAGAATTAGTATATACAAAAACAACAAGTGAGTACGAATTAAATACTGGTTTTACTGAAGATTATAATATCTCAAAAATAGATGTACCTGTTTTAGTTGGTTTCAAACTTATTGGACCGTTAAATATTTTTGCTGGCCCTGCTTTTCAATATATTTTAGACAATGATTTGGAAGGTGTAAGTATTAGCGATGTTGAAAATGAATATTCTGTTGGCGTTAATATTGGTGCTTCTTTAGAAATAGGAAGATTTGGCTTAGATGTAAGATACGAAAGAGGTTTAAGTGAAAATGAAGCAGAGTGGACTGATGCTGGTGAAACGTTTAAATTAGATTCTAGACCTGAACAATTAATTTTAAGTGTATCGTATAGTTTGTCTAAAAAGAATAATTAA
- a CDS encoding transketolase family protein, translating to MKKYTYTEKKDTRSGFGAGLAELGDKNENVVALCADLIGSLKMEKFIENHPERFFQIGIAEANMIGIAAGLTIGGKIPFTGTFANFSTGRVYDQIRQSVAYSGKNVKICASHAGLTLGEDGATHQVLEDIGLMKMLPGMTVINTCDYNQTKAATIAIADYDGPVYLRFGRPVVPVFMPKNEEFVVGKAIQLTEGTDVTIVATGHLVWEALQASEQLEAKGIRAEVINIHTIKPLDDEAILKSVAKTGCIVTAEEHNIIGGLGESVSRLLVQNNLVPQEFVAVNDSFGESGTPAQLMEKYKLNDIAIVNAVEKVIKRK from the coding sequence ATGAAAAAATACACTTACACCGAAAAAAAAGATACTAGATCAGGTTTTGGAGCTGGATTAGCTGAATTAGGAGATAAAAATGAAAATGTAGTTGCGCTTTGTGCCGATTTAATAGGTTCATTAAAAATGGAAAAATTTATTGAAAATCATCCTGAAAGATTTTTCCAAATCGGAATTGCAGAAGCAAATATGATTGGTATTGCTGCTGGTTTAACAATTGGTGGTAAAATTCCTTTTACAGGTACTTTTGCTAACTTTTCTACTGGTAGAGTTTACGATCAAATTCGCCAATCTGTTGCGTATTCTGGGAAAAATGTAAAAATATGTGCTTCTCACGCTGGTTTAACTTTAGGTGAAGACGGAGCTACGCACCAAGTTTTAGAAGACATTGGATTAATGAAAATGTTACCTGGAATGACTGTAATTAATACTTGCGATTATAACCAAACAAAAGCAGCAACTATTGCTATTGCAGATTATGACGGTCCTGTTTATTTACGTTTTGGTCGTCCAGTTGTACCAGTTTTTATGCCAAAAAATGAAGAATTTGTTGTAGGAAAAGCAATTCAATTAACAGAAGGAACAGATGTTACCATTGTAGCAACTGGTCATTTAGTTTGGGAAGCTTTACAAGCATCTGAGCAATTAGAGGCAAAAGGAATTAGAGCTGAAGTTATTAATATTCATACAATTAAACCTTTAGATGACGAAGCTATTTTAAAATCTGTAGCAAAAACTGGTTGTATTGTAACTGCTGAAGAACACAATATTATTGGAGGTTTAGGCGAAAGTGTCTCTAGATTATTAGTTCAAAATAACTTAGTACCACAAGAATTTGTTGCCGTTAACGATAGTTTTGGTGAATCTGGAACTCCTGCACAATTAATGGAAAAGTATAAATTAAATGATATTGCAATTGTTAATGCCGTTGAAAAAGTTATAAAAAGAAAATAA
- a CDS encoding Maf family nucleotide pyrophosphatase, protein MLQNKLNYKNIILASGSPRRHELLKELGIHFTIKVKEVEETYNTNLKGAEITNYLCKLKAASFENEILENDIIITADTIVWHNNKALEKPKNASEAIKMLQDLSGKKHTVYSSFCIKTKNNEIVISDETNVYFKKLSLNEIEYYVKKYKPFDKAGAYGIQEWIGLIGISKIEGSYFNVMGLPVHKLYEELMKI, encoded by the coding sequence ATGTTACAAAACAAATTAAACTATAAAAATATTATACTGGCTTCTGGTTCACCTAGACGCCATGAATTACTAAAAGAACTCGGCATACATTTTACAATAAAAGTTAAAGAAGTTGAAGAAACCTACAACACTAATTTAAAAGGGGCAGAAATAACAAATTATTTATGCAAATTAAAAGCAGCTTCTTTTGAAAATGAAATTTTAGAAAATGATATTATTATTACTGCCGATACAATAGTTTGGCACAATAATAAAGCATTAGAAAAGCCTAAAAATGCTTCAGAAGCTATTAAAATGTTACAAGACTTATCGGGTAAAAAACACACAGTTTATTCTTCGTTTTGTATTAAAACAAAAAATAATGAAATTGTTATTTCTGATGAAACTAATGTTTATTTTAAAAAATTGTCTTTAAATGAAATTGAATATTATGTTAAAAAATACAAACCGTTTGATAAAGCCGGCGCATATGGAATTCAAGAATGGATAGGTTTAATAGGCATTTCTAAGATAGAAGGCAGTTATTTTAATGTAATGGGATTACCTGTTCATAAATTATATGAAGAATTAATGAAAATATAA
- a CDS encoding UbiA family prenyltransferase: MKNAVYFKLIRWKNLLLIIYIFLLTKFLLFPSFLIEGTLSTFSFIILLTSIVLITAAGYSIKAIESIISDKINTPKKLIVSKIISKEKALQWYKTTNALGITFGIIFCLKIEKPTLSFIFIGIPLLHYFYAKKFKYKPLIGNLIAAFLIAFNSIILAIFELDFSINNENQKIILNTIVLLSIFTFCIHLIRELIKDIETTNGDYALKMKTLPIILGIKRTKNSVLLFSNFPICIVLIILLNYSEIYKFTMLYVLIVVFLPLLFSILKLFSVEKKNDFKKINTLLKATVFLAFTSLIIFSITH, from the coding sequence ATGAAGAATGCAGTTTACTTTAAATTAATACGTTGGAAAAATTTACTGCTAATAATTTATATTTTTCTATTAACTAAGTTTCTACTGTTCCCTTCATTTTTAATTGAAGGTACACTATCTACATTTTCTTTTATTATATTATTAACTTCAATTGTACTAATTACAGCTGCTGGTTACAGTATTAAAGCAATAGAATCAATAATTTCAGATAAAATAAATACTCCTAAAAAACTTATAGTTTCTAAAATTATCTCCAAAGAAAAAGCACTTCAGTGGTATAAAACAACAAACGCACTTGGTATTACCTTTGGTATTATTTTTTGTTTAAAAATTGAAAAACCTACACTTTCATTTATATTTATTGGGATTCCTCTACTGCACTATTTTTACGCAAAAAAATTTAAATACAAACCTTTAATTGGAAACTTAATTGCAGCTTTTTTAATAGCATTCAATAGTATTATTTTAGCTATTTTCGAACTCGATTTTTCAATAAACAACGAAAATCAAAAAATAATTTTAAATACAATTGTACTACTAAGTATTTTTACATTTTGTATTCATTTAATTAGAGAACTAATTAAAGATATTGAAACTACAAATGGAGATTATGCTTTAAAAATGAAAACTCTACCAATTATATTAGGTATCAAAAGAACAAAAAACAGTGTGCTTCTATTCAGTAATTTCCCCATTTGCATAGTACTTATTATACTACTTAATTATAGCGAGATTTATAAATTCACTATGCTTTATGTACTAATTGTTGTTTTTTTACCTTTATTATTTTCTATTCTAAAGTTATTTTCTGTAGAAAAGAAAAACGACTTTAAAAAAATAAACACACTCTTAAAAGCAACTGTATTTTTAGCTTTCACTAGCTTAATAATCTTTTCAATAACTCATTAA
- the smpB gene encoding SsrA-binding protein SmpB: MQKKINIKNKKARFEYEILDKYIAGIQLTGTEIKSIRESKARITESFCEFNEKGELFAINMFIEEYLYGHAYNHSPKSERKLLLNKQELRKLQKEVQNVGLTIIPLRLFLTEKGWAKLEIALCKGKKNYDKREVIKDRDNKRDLARIKKNFN; this comes from the coding sequence ATGCAGAAGAAAATTAACATAAAAAATAAAAAAGCTCGTTTTGAATACGAGATTTTAGATAAATACATTGCCGGAATTCAATTAACTGGTACTGAAATAAAATCTATTCGCGAAAGTAAAGCCCGCATAACAGAAAGTTTTTGCGAGTTTAATGAAAAAGGTGAACTCTTTGCTATTAATATGTTTATTGAAGAATATTTATACGGCCATGCCTATAATCATAGCCCAAAAAGCGAACGTAAACTATTATTAAATAAACAAGAGCTTAGAAAACTGCAAAAAGAAGTTCAAAATGTAGGTTTAACAATAATCCCTCTGCGTTTATTTTTAACTGAAAAAGGTTGGGCAAAACTTGAAATTGCACTGTGCAAAGGAAAGAAAAACTACGACAAACGCGAAGTAATAAAAGATCGTGATAATAAAAGAGATTTAGCTAGAATAAAGAAGAATTTTAATTAA
- a CDS encoding SixA phosphatase family protein, with protein sequence MKNIILLLITGLFLNNFEAQAQETATTTYYLIRHAEKNRLVKSDKNPNLKEKGVDRALNWSKTFKNIEFDYIFSTNYKRTIQTALPTAKSKGLEIQFYNPSDLYNEEFKTLTKGKTVLIVGHSNTTPEFVNKIIGEEKYPEMEDRNNANLYIVTISENNKSTVLLNIEI encoded by the coding sequence ATGAAGAATATAATACTACTACTTATTACGGGCCTTTTCTTAAATAATTTTGAAGCTCAAGCTCAAGAAACAGCAACAACAACTTATTATTTAATTAGACATGCTGAGAAAAATCGTTTAGTAAAATCGGATAAAAATCCGAACCTTAAAGAAAAAGGAGTTGACAGAGCCCTAAATTGGAGTAAAACTTTTAAAAACATAGAATTTGATTACATTTTTTCTACAAATTATAAAAGAACAATTCAAACAGCTTTACCAACAGCAAAAAGTAAAGGTTTAGAAATTCAATTTTACAATCCTAGTGATTTATACAATGAAGAATTTAAAACCTTAACTAAAGGAAAAACAGTTTTAATTGTTGGACACAGCAATACAACTCCAGAATTTGTAAATAAAATAATAGGTGAAGAAAAATATCCAGAAATGGAAGATCGCAATAATGCCAACCTTTATATTGTAACAATTTCAGAAAATAATAAAAGTACTGTTTTACTGAATATTGAAATATAA
- the clpB gene encoding ATP-dependent chaperone ClpB has translation MNFNKFTIKSQEAIQRAQLIAQNLSHQQIENSHILKGIFEVDENVTPFIFKKLGVNIDLLKSLVDKTIESYSKVTGGGDTTLSRNASKMLNTATNEANDLKDEFVSIEHLLLAILNTKDTTSQILKDQGITDKGMHAAIAELRKGSKVTSQSAEETYNSLNKYAKNLNQLAKDGKLDPVIGRDEEIRRILQILSRRTKNNPMLVGEPGTGKTAIAEGLAHRIIKGDIPENLKGKQIYSLDMGALIAGAKYKGEFEERLKSVIKEVTSAEGEIVLFIDEIHTLVGAGGGQGAMDAANILKPALARGELRAIGATTLDEYQKYFEKDKALERRFQKVIVDEPDTESAISILRGIKEKYENHHKVQIKDEAIIAAVELSQRYISNRFLPDKAIDLMDEAAAKLRMEINSKPEELDVLDRKIMQLEIEIEAIKREKDEKKLASLKKEIANLKEKRNEINAKWVGEKELVDSVQSNKEAIENFKLEAERAEREGDYGKVAEIRYGKIKDAQEKLEKLQKEIAKNQDSALINEEVTRDDIAEVVAKWTGIPVTKMLQSDREKLLHLEEELHKRVVGQEEAIAAVSDAVRRSRAGLQDTKKPLGSFLFLGTTGVGKTELAKALAIYLFDDENSLTRIDMSEYQERHAVSRLVGAPPGYVGYDEGGQLTEAVRRKPYSVILLDEIEKAHPDTFNILLQVLDEGRLTDNKGRVADFKNTIIIMTSNMGAHIIQEKFEKMDMKNRDLVTEVTKIEVISLLRQTIRPEFLNRIDETIMFTPLNLEEIHQIVKLQLNGLIKMLKAQDIHIEYTEDLVDALANKGFDPQFGARPVKRVIQKDILNELSKEILSGKVTADSHILLDAFDDKIVFRNK, from the coding sequence ATGAACTTTAATAAATTTACTATAAAATCGCAAGAAGCTATCCAAAGAGCTCAGCTAATTGCACAAAATTTAAGTCATCAACAAATTGAAAATTCACATATTTTAAAAGGTATTTTTGAAGTTGATGAAAATGTAACTCCTTTTATATTTAAAAAATTAGGAGTAAATATAGACTTACTAAAAAGTTTAGTAGATAAAACCATAGAAAGCTATTCTAAAGTAACAGGTGGTGGCGACACTACCTTATCTAGAAATGCTTCAAAAATGTTGAATACTGCTACCAATGAAGCGAACGATTTAAAAGATGAATTTGTTTCAATTGAGCATTTATTATTGGCAATTTTAAATACAAAAGATACAACATCTCAAATATTAAAAGATCAAGGTATAACAGATAAAGGAATGCATGCTGCAATTGCAGAATTACGTAAAGGAAGTAAAGTTACATCGCAAAGTGCAGAAGAAACCTATAATTCTTTAAATAAATATGCTAAAAATTTGAATCAGTTAGCAAAAGATGGAAAATTGGATCCGGTAATTGGTAGAGATGAAGAAATTCGTAGAATTCTTCAAATTTTATCACGTAGAACAAAAAACAATCCTATGCTGGTTGGTGAACCCGGAACTGGTAAAACCGCCATTGCAGAAGGTTTAGCGCATAGAATAATTAAAGGCGATATTCCAGAAAATTTAAAAGGAAAACAAATTTATTCTTTAGATATGGGAGCGCTTATTGCAGGTGCAAAATACAAAGGTGAATTTGAAGAACGCTTAAAATCTGTTATAAAAGAAGTAACATCTGCTGAAGGTGAAATTGTGCTGTTTATTGATGAAATTCACACTTTAGTTGGTGCTGGTGGTGGACAGGGCGCTATGGATGCCGCAAATATTTTAAAACCTGCATTGGCTCGTGGAGAACTAAGAGCAATTGGAGCAACTACTTTAGATGAATATCAAAAATATTTTGAAAAAGATAAAGCTTTAGAGCGTAGATTTCAAAAGGTAATTGTAGATGAACCAGATACTGAAAGTGCTATTTCTATTTTACGTGGAATTAAAGAAAAATACGAAAATCACCATAAAGTACAAATAAAAGATGAGGCTATAATTGCTGCAGTAGAACTATCACAACGCTATATTTCAAATAGATTTTTACCAGATAAAGCCATTGATTTAATGGATGAAGCTGCTGCAAAATTACGTATGGAAATAAATTCGAAACCTGAAGAATTAGATGTTTTGGATCGTAAAATTATGCAATTAGAAATTGAAATTGAAGCTATTAAACGTGAAAAAGATGAAAAAAAATTAGCTTCACTTAAAAAAGAAATTGCCAATTTAAAAGAAAAAAGAAACGAAATAAATGCTAAATGGGTAGGCGAAAAAGAATTGGTAGATAGCGTACAAAGCAATAAAGAAGCTATTGAAAACTTTAAATTAGAAGCTGAACGCGCCGAACGTGAGGGTGATTACGGTAAAGTAGCTGAAATTAGGTATGGAAAAATAAAAGATGCTCAAGAAAAACTTGAAAAACTTCAAAAAGAAATAGCTAAAAATCAAGATTCAGCATTAATTAATGAAGAAGTAACTAGAGATGATATTGCAGAAGTTGTAGCTAAATGGACAGGAATTCCTGTTACAAAAATGCTACAAAGCGATCGTGAAAAATTATTGCATTTAGAAGAAGAACTACATAAAAGAGTGGTTGGACAAGAAGAAGCCATAGCGGCGGTTTCAGATGCAGTTAGACGCTCTAGAGCTGGCTTACAAGACACTAAAAAACCATTGGGTTCCTTCCTTTTTTTAGGTACAACTGGTGTTGGTAAAACAGAACTTGCAAAAGCATTGGCTATCTATTTATTTGATGATGAAAACTCGTTAACTCGTATTGATATGAGTGAATATCAAGAACGCCATGCAGTTAGCAGATTGGTTGGTGCACCTCCAGGATATGTTGGTTATGATGAAGGTGGACAATTAACAGAAGCTGTTAGACGTAAACCATATTCTGTAATTTTATTAGATGAAATTGAAAAAGCGCATCCAGATACTTTCAATATTTTATTGCAAGTATTAGATGAAGGAAGATTAACAGATAATAAAGGTAGAGTTGCAGATTTTAAAAATACCATTATTATTATGACCTCAAATATGGGTGCTCATATTATTCAAGAAAAGTTTGAAAAAATGGATATGAAAAATAGAGATCTTGTAACTGAAGTAACTAAAATTGAAGTTATTAGTTTACTAAGACAAACTATTAGACCTGAATTTTTAAACAGAATTGATGAAACTATTATGTTTACACCGTTAAATCTAGAAGAAATTCATCAAATAGTAAAACTGCAATTAAATGGTTTAATAAAAATGTTAAAAGCACAAGATATTCATATTGAATATACCGAAGATTTGGTTGATGCACTTGCAAATAAAGGATTCGATCCACAATTTGGTGCAAGACCTGTAAAAAGGGTGATTCAAAAGGATATTTTAAATGAATTATCAAAAGAAATCTTATCTGGAAAAGTAACTGCAGATAGTCATATTTTACTAGATGCTTTTGATGATAAAATAGTGTTTAGAAATAAATAG
- the ytxJ gene encoding bacillithiol system redox-active protein YtxJ, giving the protein MNMGIFGNIFESNNETNFNWIPLTETNQLQDIVELSKDKLVVVFKHSTRCGISTGVLSKFEKLTDSTIETVAFYYLDLLKYRTISNEIAQKFNVYHQSPQAIFLKDGVVVNHASHYDIISKGIEMF; this is encoded by the coding sequence ATGAATATGGGAATTTTCGGTAATATTTTTGAATCAAATAATGAAACTAATTTTAATTGGATTCCGCTTACAGAAACAAATCAGTTGCAAGATATTGTTGAGCTATCTAAAGATAAGTTGGTAGTTGTTTTTAAGCATAGTACACGTTGCGGAATAAGTACAGGGGTGTTATCGAAATTTGAAAAATTAACAGATTCTACTATAGAAACTGTTGCTTTTTATTATTTAGATTTATTAAAATATAGAACTATTTCAAACGAAATTGCACAAAAGTTTAATGTATACCATCAATCGCCTCAAGCTATTTTTTTAAAAGATGGAGTAGTGGTGAACCATGCATCGCATTATGATATTATTTCAAAAGGTATAGAAATGTTTTGA